From a region of the Zingiber officinale cultivar Zhangliang chromosome 10B, Zo_v1.1, whole genome shotgun sequence genome:
- the LOC122029055 gene encoding uncharacterized protein LOC122029055, translated as MAARRGRDGRGRGNMENLENNRDAEIQALRRQVEELTLRLEHQEARSERGSSRGYASDDSEHVNPFADRNFRNFIEKINRIADVKVDIPEFHGRLQPEGFLDWLSAVDKFFEYKDIPDGQKVKLVATRLRGYASAWWDKTQEMRLRKGKSKIISWEKMKARLRQNFLPANFAQTIFMQFNTLQQGNKSVTDYTEEFYRLMARIDNQESEDQLVARYVNGLKATIKDEVEMQQLWKLNDAYQLALKVESKLLRRGAKKFADVQSFYPSKESTSKGLSKKSGNKDGAYSTSKNKPISCFKCGQPGHYMNECPKRRSDTRAGVVEKEEEEPPFEEDSPRYDDDEHDREEIEPEEGECLVIQKVLAAPKQDENRPWLRHNIFRTRCKSHGKVCSLVIDGGSFENFVSQEMVDKLKLTTIPHPHPYSVSWIKKDNEVRIDKKCLISFSMGKNYHDEVWCDVTPMDVGHILLGRPWQYDRSAIHDGRKNTYTFVVGKTEIVLLPCKDICNSKSFTKEEENALLTLP; from the coding sequence atGGCAGCAAGAAGGGGAAGAGATGGACGTGGTAGAGGCAACATGGAAAATTTGGAAAATAATCGAGATGCTGAAATTCAGGCACTTCGGAGACAAGTTGAGGAGCTGACCTTGCGTCTTGAGCATCAGGAAGCCAGGAGTGAACGTGGTTCAAGCCGTGGTTATGCTAGTGATGACTCGGAGCATGTGAATCCTTTTGCTGATAGAAACTTTAGAAATTTCATTGAGAAGATTAACCGAATAGCCGATGTTAAGGTTGACATACCAGAGTTTCATGGTCGCTTGCAACCGGAGGGATTTCTTGATTGGCTCAGTGCTGTAGACAAATTCTTTGAGTACAAAGACATTCCAGATGGGCAAAAAGTTAAGCTCGTTGCAACCCGACTTCGAGGATACGCGTCTGCTTGGTGGGATAAAACACAAGAGATGAGATTACGGAAAGGAAAGTCAAAAATCATTTCTTGGGAAAAGATGAAGGCAAGATTGCGGCAGAATTTCCTTCCGGCGAATTTTGCTCAAACTATTTTTATGCAATTCAATACTTTGCAGCAAGGCAACAAAAGCGTGACTGATTATACGGAAGAATTTTACAGGTTGATGGCAAGAATTGACAATCAGGAGTCGGAGGACCAGCTTGTTGCTCGATACGTCAATGGATTGAAGGCAACCATTAAAGATGAAGTAGAAATGCAACAGCTCTGGAAACTTAATGATGCTTATCAGTTGGCATTAAAGGTTGAATCAAAATTGTTACGGCGTGGAGCAAAGAAATTTGCTGATGTTCAAAGCTTCTATCCTTCAAAGGAATCAACCAGTAAAGGTCTTTCAAAGAAAAGTGGAAACAAAGATGGGGCTTATTCGACTTCAAAAAATAAACCGATCTCTTGTTTCAAGTGTGGCCAACCGGGCCATTATATGAATGAATGTCCGAAGAGAAGGAGTGATACTCGTGCTGGAGTTGtggaaaaagaagaggaggaaccGCCATTTGAAGAAGACAGCCCGAGATATGATGACGATGAGCATGATCGGGAAGAAATTGAACCTGAAGAGGGAGAGTGTTTGGTGATCCAAAAGGTTCTTGCAGCCCCTAAACAAGATGAAAATCGTCCTTGGCTAAGGCACAATATCTTTCGAACAAGATGCAAGTCTCATGGGAAGGTATGCTCACTAGTCATTGATGGTGGCAGCTTCGAGAACTTTGTTTCACAGGAAATGGTGGACAAGCTCAAGCTGACAACAATACCACATCCACATCCATATTCTGTCTCATGGATCAAGAAGGACAATGAGGTACGCATTGACAAGAAatgtcttatttctttttctatggGAAAGAATTATCATGACGAAGTATGGTGTGACGTAACACCTATGGATGTTGGGCACATACTTTTGGGTCGACCTTGGCAATATGATAGAAGTGCTATTCATGACGGTAGAAAAAATACTTACACATTTGTGGTGGGTAAAACTGAAATTGTCCTTTTACCGTGTAAAGATATTTGCAACTCTAAATCCTTTACGAAGGAGGAGGAAAATGCCTTACTCACTTTGCCATAG